The Papio anubis isolate 15944 chromosome 2, Panubis1.0, whole genome shotgun sequence region GTCAGAAGGCTGATtcccaggcccagccccagaGATTCAGATTTGGACAACCGGGACATGAGCTGGCagcaggggtggagctgccagCCTAGGCCTACCCGCCTCCTAGGTGCCCACAGGAGCCCCAGACCCCCAGACCCCAGCCACAGCCGTCTGTGTCCTGATGATGGTACCTCTGCCCTCATCATTCACTGTCTCCACACTAGCCAGGGAGCTTGGGCAGGGCAGGCACCTGGACTGGTTTTGCCTACTGCTGTGTCCGCAGCGCTTGGCCCAGGACAGGGCAGGTAAGACTTTGGCACCTGGCTCTGCAGTTCAGTGAAGCAGGAAGCAGCAGGGAGGAGGCCCCAGTGGGTTATGAAGATTTGCAGATGGAATGGAGTGGCAACTCACCCAGGCGCCAGAGAGGTCTGCCAGGCCCAGATCAAGGGTAGCAGCAGTCCTGGGCTCCTCTCCAGCAATGCTCCCTCCCCTCCAGTCTACAGCCAGGAGGTCCTGCCCCCACCTGTAGTTTCTGCAGTCTTTTACACAGGGGGTAAAACATAGGGGGTAAAATGAGCTCTCCTGCATTCTCACCTAACCCCAGCCCAGGGTCACTCACACTGGTATGAGTATATACCCACTGTTTTAGAACCTTCCCCCATTTCCCACTGCCCTTGGGGGCCTGTTTTGCAGTTGTCCATTTTTAGGGACATCTGTCAGAATAGACTTTGGCCTATTGCCCAACTGGACAGACAACTATCCCATATGCTGGACACCAGAGTGTCCCAGGGCTGGGGATCCTTCTGCTTCTACTAATTTTCCCAGCAATCCTTTGGGTCCCGTTTGCGCTCCAGCTTAACCAGTAGGCTCAGGGAGAGCTAACACCCTTctgagaccacactttgagttgTGGTCGGCAACTCCACTCTGGCCACCACACCTCGTCCAGGTCACAATCTCTAACTCTCGCTGGAATCAGAATGACTAAGCTTACAGGCCAAGGCTGGTGTTAACTTTGTAAGACCTACCTCTCTGGAGACCAAGTTGAGGTCCCTGGCAAGGGCCCTGACCATTAACCCTGAAAACCCATTAATTCCCCCACCCACCACAGCAATGGTCGATGGACCCCCCTGTGCGGGCAAACACACCCATCCCTCCTAAAGGACCGAACCTGTCTGTCTCCCTGCCCCAGGTACTTTAAGTTCGTCCCAGGCCAGCAATTCCCACCTCTTGCTGAAGGCCCCTGGCTCCATCGAGGCTTACACTGGCCAACATATCTGGGGTATACGGACCCGAAGGGCCCGCCCTCCAACCTTGCCTGCCGAAAGCGCCCATCTCTATTCCACTCAGATTAAACAAGAGAGGCTGAAAGGTTTAAACGCTTTATTGTGCCCAAAAATAGGCCCATGGAATGAAGGGAAGCGCCGCGCAGCCCTGAGCCCTAAGCGATTGTTTGTCGCGCACCCaaaggcagggaggctggggagccGGGAAGGGATGCACGGCCTCCGCGTCCCCGCGTGCCTGGGCCCGGCCAACCAGCGGCCCCCGCCCGGTGGGCAGGCGCGGCCTCGGCCACCAGCGCCTAGGGGCCAGTAACCATGACGACGACCGTTGCCAAGGCCGAGAGCCAATGGAGGCGTCGCCAGGGCTGTTTCAAAAACCTAAAGCAAACAACGAAAAACGCTACATCGTTGGGGGAGGGGAAAGACAGAGCGGACCCGGGGCCCCTCCCTGAGGCTCAGACCAGGCCCCGCGGCCCCGGCCAGGGCGAGCCGTACAAAATCTACGTCACTTGgggtagaaaaacaaaaacactgaaaagccCAGGCCGGCCGCTCTGACCAGCCGGCACGCTCACTTGCGGCCCTTGGGCACTTTGGGGACGCTGGGCTTGGCCGCCTTCTTCACCTTCTTGCCCCCGGCGGCCGCCGTCTTCTTGGTCTTGCCGCCTTTGTCCTTCTTGGCGGCAGCGCCCTTCTTGTGCGAGCGTTGCTCCGGCTTCTGGCCCCTGGCGGGCTTCTTGTCTGCGCGACGGGAGCCGGCAGCGCCTGGAGCCGCCTTCTTCGCTTTGTGCGCGGTGGGCGCCGGGGCGGTGGCGGCCGCCGGGGCTCCGCGCCGCTCCCCGCCGCCCTCCAGCTTCTTGCGGTTGAGCTTGAAGGAACCGTTAGCGCCGGTGCCCTTCACCTGTAGAAGCGTGTCGTTCTGCACCAGCGCCTTGATCGAGTACTTGAGGTAGGTGCGCCCGTTCTGCTGATCGAACCACGGAACCTTCTTGGCCTCGGTGTAGATCTTGGCTAGCGACGAGCCGTTGCGTTCGCCCAGCCTGCGGATGGTCTCCACCACCAGCTGGCTGTACTTGCCCGGCTGATTCTTCTTCTTGctgttcttcctcttcttagaTGGGGACAACGCCGCCGAGCCGCCAGCCTTGGTCACCTTCTTGGCCATCCCCTCGGCGGTCGTCACCGGCAGGGCCTCCTCGAGCTCCACAGACATGGTAGCAAGCGGGTTGGTGGCGGGCGGCGCGCGGAAGCCGGGGGGCCGCGCCGGGAAGAGGAAGGCGAGGGGCCGAGGGGGTGCAGGGGGGCTGGGGGCGCGCGGCGGCTCCAGGCGGGAGCGGCCGCGGCCGGGCCTGGGGCCGGGcggcagggctggggtgggggccgggccgggccggagCGAGGGTTGGGGGGCCCGGGGCCGGGCTAGGGGACCGAGTTGGGGTCAGAGACCGAGTCCGAGCCGGCGGTTGGAGCTGGGGACGCAGACCTAGGCCGAGTTCGAGCGAAGAGAAATCCCGCCGAACGCGAGACACCGCCGCAGCTTCCACTGGCTCCTCTGGAAGTCGCTGGGCGTGCGCGCTGCGCTCTGGCGGGAGGGCGCTTCTCTCGGCTTTTTATAGCTTCATGGCGGACCACGTTGAGAACAACAACAGCCTGGTCCGGGGCCAGCGCCAACTTGTGCTTTTTGGAGCCCCTTCTTGGGCCGCTGGCTTCTCGGATCGCGCCTCACCAGCGCCGCGGCGCCCGCAGCGGGGCGCCTCGGACGGGGCTTGAGCTCCTGGCGCAGTGGAGAGGCGGCTTGCGTCCTGGAAGGGCTCAGCAAAGGCGAACGGAGAGGTGCACCCTAGGCTGCGGGAGTGCGAGAGGAGGGGGGCACTTCGTTTGGAGGCCAATAGCGCGGGCCCCAGGGGAGGCCCCACGGCCAGGAGCTTGGCGGCCGGCAGCCCAAAGAAGGCCACGGGCACCCGAGCCCTGGTCCGGCCCCGGGGGCTCCAGGCCTGCCCGCAAGAGGAGCTTTAATTTGTCCAAACTAACACAGGGCGCGCCCTCACGTGGTCGGCTGGGGCAACGTGAACTGCACTAGGACATCCTCGGGGGTTTTCCGCCCCTTCCAAAGCGGATGGCGGATGGGAGGCACTCTCCAGCTGCACCCTGGGGTCTGGTTGTGCCTCTGGGGGCCTAGGCACAACCCGGGAAATGGAGGACGACAGCAGGGCCTCTCTGGGGACACTGCCTCGCCTCTCCCCCTACCCCGTTGCCGCTGATGTTCCCATGGCCTCATTTTGTGATCCACAAGTAGTTGCCGCCGGTCCTCCCAAAGCCAAATGGGGACTCCGGGATGGGACAGGGTGGGCGGGGGTGAGGTTATGACCCCCAGAGGCGTTCCTGTGAGAGGATGGGGAAGAGATTAGCTCTTAGTTCCTGGGCGCACCCCTCCCCCTCTCCCGTGCACAGGGAAATGATGGCGGCAACACAGCAAAGGAGACCATGTCCTGGAGAGGGTCCCGGGTCCGGGGCCCCACCCTCCCCGGGGGGCTTGTGCAAGCCTGGCGGCTCGATCTCTGCTGATTCCTGTATTGGGGGTGCAGAGGAGGCACAGGACAGTTTTTGTCGAAGCCAGTGCAGCCTccacttggggaagctgagaccAGAGTAAGATGCTCGGGTAGGAGAGGGGATCCCTTTGGGGGTAGGTGATGTGTAGGGCACAGGAgtggggttggggctgggggGTGGCAGGGATGCAGGCAGGAAACAGTCTCTGGAGGCCCAGCATAGAAAAGCGATGGAGGGGTGAGGGGGAACAGGACGCTGGCGAATTGGGGTTCCCAGAGTGAGGGATAGGCACATTTACAGGTGGACAGAGCAAGAGGCCCTGAAAAGGGGGTGGGTGGGTGCATTTGTGGCCTTGGACCCAAGCAGGCTTCTCTGAGTGAGGGCTGGCAGCGCCTCCCTTCTTCTCCAGCTCAcccctttcacacacacacaccccattttGTCACCCTGACGAGGGAATAAGCCCTACAGAGGAAGAAATTGTGTCTAGGAGGAAACGGTGAGCCTGGATGAGTTTCTTTGCCGGGAGGCTGGCACGGGCATGGAACCAGGGAACAGCCTTTGCCCTCCGGAGCACTGGGTACCCTGAGAAAAGTGAGAAGAGAGATTGCAGCTAGGTCCCTGCGGAGGAGGATGGGCTCCTTTCCCAGGAAGGACTGGCTGAGTGGACTGTCTCCAGGGCACAGAACAACATTGAGAGACTGAGGCCTCCGCCTGCTTGAGGAAGGCCCATGTGAATTTCCTGACACAGAATGGGGAGGGGTTTCTGACAGCACCACCCAGCTGAGCCTGCGCAGACTGAACAGCTGTTTCCAGGCCAGGCTGGCTGCATGGAGGACATGAGAGGAGCAGCCAGCTGTGTGTACTGGACCCACTGATGAGGGTGCTCAGGACCAGGAGCCCTCTGAGGATGTGCAGAAGGGACTCTGGAGAGAGGAACGTGGCGGCCACAGCTGGAGTGACCGCAGTGTACAGAGATGGGATGGGAGCAGGAAACCCAAAAGAGCTGGCCCTGGAACCAGGTGGAGGGGAGGCAGCCCAGCCATGCCAGAGAGGGtaatgtggtttggatctgtgttcccacccaaattttaGGTTCCATtttaatcctcagtgttggaggtgggtcttGATAGGAGGTGAtcagatcatgggggtggattctaatggtttagtaccatcccccttggtgctgtcctcatgatagtgagctatcatgagatctggttgtttgaaagcatGTTGCACCTCCCCTGAACTTCTCTTGGTCCTGCCCCTGCCATGTAGGACACCTGCTCcacttcacctttcaccatgagtaaaagctccttgAGGCTTCCCAAGAAGTAGATGCCCCGTGCttgctgtacagcctgcagaaccgtgagccaattaaacctcttttctttataaattacccagtctcatgtagttctttatagctttctgagaatggactaatacaaggggCTTGAGCTTAGGTCTTCTGAAAAGTCAAAGGGTGAGGAGAAGTGATACCCTTGAAGGAGTCCCAGCCATGGGCGACAGGGCTATCCCTCGGCCTCTTGTGCAGCCACTACGGGGAGAGGAGTTTGCTGGACATGCCACTCTGGAGCTGGCTGCAGCCACAGGCTGGGCCAGGGACACTCCTGGGTCATCCatgctgggggaagggaggatgCTCTAGTGGAGACCGAGGGACAGGgtcagggaggaaggcaggaccCAGTTGTAGCCTCCTTCATGAAATCTGAGGAGAGGAGATGCGAGAGAGAAGGACTGGGCACCACAGCCAGTACAGTCACTCACAAAGTGGAGCTGCCATCTGGGGGACTGAGGACAGTGGCCAGGCTCCTGGCCACCATGCCCTGGGGCACCTGACTGGGACTGCAGGGGAGAAGCAGTCAGCACAGGACTGGAGCCCTGCGGGCAGGGCAGTGCTGTCCAGTCCCAGGGGCAGGAAATGAAGGATGCAGCTCAGACCCCATGCCAGCATCAGTGGGCACGTGGCCTGGGGGCCAGCTCCTCAGCCTGTGAGGGGAGGGCAGCTTTTGTCAAGAGGGAGACTGCCTGTGGCCCAGGGCTCAGAAGACTAATTCTAGACTTGGGGAGCTGGCAGGGACTAAGTGGGATCTTCACCTGCCCTCATGATATGGTGGAGGCAACTGAGGCCTGAGGAGGGGGTTAGCCAGAAGGAGACCAGGACTCAGGCTGGGGTCTTGCAGCCTTCAGGGTGTCTCTTACCCCCCATGCTCCTGGTCACCCTTCCTGCATTACCCCACCAAGGAAACCATAGGTGGGGAAGGTCCCAGATCCTCAACCAAAAAAAATggccaaataaaagaaaaggagctTCTGGAAGTGGCCAGGGCCTAGCAGAGACCAGGGCAAGACCATGTACCCAGCACCTGAGTCGCGCCCTTCCCTGGGCCTGGCCAGTCTGGAGGAGGCTCTGGCTCGTGAGCAGTGGGGTTTCGGGGGACGGAATCCAGAAGGGGCTCTATGGCTGCTGggctctctccctcctccttgttTCGGGGATTGTTCAGTCCTGGGGCTGCAAACACCACCAGTACCCTGATGATGCAGTTCATTTCTCTAGCCCGAGGTCGGCCTCTCTCCCATGCAGACCCCAGCATCCCGCTTCTCCTGCCGCTCTCACCTGGAGTCTAGGTGTGGCCAACACAGACCCCGCTCCTCCCAAACTTTTGCCAGTGATTCTGCCCAGAGACAGGAACTGCTCCCTGATTTCCCTACTCTCTCATCCAACCCATGGCTTCCTGCCTGTTTACCCCAGAACTGGTCCCACAGCCACCGAACCCCCACCCTCTCTACCCTTTCCCCCCGGCCTCCTGTTCTCTCCGCACAGCCCCAGCACAGAAGTCTGAGTAGTGGGTCCTGGCTCTGCCAAAAGGTCTCCAGTGGCTTCTCACCAGACATAGGGTAAAGTCTCCCAACACCTTTGCCACTAGCCTCTACCAAGGCTCTGACCGCAGCTCCCCCACTCAGTGCTCAGCCTCACAGCCTTTTTTGCTGCCCACAGATACCCAGAGGGCTTTCATGACCTGGGGCTTGCTGGGGTGGCCCCGTGGCTGGCTCCTGCCCTGGCCAGCCTCCCTAGACCCCTCCTCAGGTGCTCCTATCAGAGCACCCTCCCTGCCTGGCTCACAGCACCTGCCATCTAGTGTGTCCATTGAGTTGTGGGCTGTGAGCTAAGTGCAGGGTGGGGGCTGTCATGCTTGTAGCTGCACCAAGGCGGGGTGAATGCAGCACGCTCCCAACACAGACACACCTGCGGCAGCAGCGGATGGGAGGGAGGACAGGGGTTAGGAGCTCCTGGCTGAGCTGTGACCCGGGCTGTCCTTCAAACCCTGGGTGTGATTCCTTCCCCACCACCACtgcccagcctcagtctcccggtTTGTATAAAAGGGCTAGATGTGTGGAGTCTGAATGATCCAGCTTGACAGTCTGATTCTGGGCCTCCAGACACACACCATTCACACCCACAGTTCACACCCACAGACACCTACTCACACACATTTACCCTCACACATGCTCACCATTCACATGCACACTTCACACATGTACACCTACTCACAGTCACATGCTCACACACGCTCACACCATTTACACTTACAGTTTACACGCACACCTTACCTACTCACACACAATTTACCCTCCCACTCACATGCTCACACACCATTCACACAGTTCACATTCATACACATATCTACCCATCCattcacacatatatgcacacactcacactcatacCTACACATTTACCCTCACACATACCATTCACACCCACAGGTTCACACATTCACccactcacacctgtcatcctctCATTCACGTGCTCACAAAATGGTCACACAGTTTACCCCTCACACCCACATGCTCACCCATTCACACACCATTCACACTCACAGATTCATACACATTCACCTACTCAGACACATCATCCACCCattcacatgctcacacacacgtTCACACAGGCATGTGCCCTTCACACTCATAAGCTCACCATCACATACCCTTCACACCCACAGgttcacacacacattcacatgctCCCACTCactcccctcacacacacatgctgatTTACATAGCCacttgcacatgtacacacacactcacattcgCACAGGTTCACCCATTCACACACACTCGACACATTTACCCTCACATTCACCCACTCACCATTCCCACTCACCAGTTCACATGCACTCACCCAAGCTCACACTTGACCATGGACACACCCTCAAACATAGGTGCTCATACACACATGAGCCAATGCACACTGACCTAGCCATTCATACTCAAACACATCCTCACATACCCACACAGCTCTACACATACCCACTTTcttacacattcacacacagacCTATAGACACATTCAAACACATCCATTCTCACATCCTCAAAAACACCTGTGGCCACTTCCTCACTCACACACAAAGTCGATGCCAACTGCAGGGAAAAACGTGGCGTCAGCTGGGGTCTCGCTGGAGGCTCTCCCTGCCTTCGCCCTCTCTGTCCTGTCTCGTTTCCACCCTCATATTCTGGGGACCTTGAGACtgatgcacacaaacacacaggccCATGACAGAGGCCCCAGAATCTGGTGGCACCTACCAGAGCTTAGGCTACAGTGGGAAGAACCCCTGACCATA contains the following coding sequences:
- the LOC101020479 gene encoding histone H1x encodes the protein MSVELEEALPVTTAEGMAKKVTKAGGSAALSPSKKRKNSKKKNQPGKYSQLVVETIRRLGERNGSSLAKIYTEAKKVPWFDQQNGRTYLKYSIKALVQNDTLLQVKGTGANGSFKLNRKKLEGGGERRGAPAAATAPAPTAHKAKKAAPGAAGSRRADKKPARGQKPEQRSHKKGAAAKKDKGGKTKKTAAAGGKKVKKAAKPSVPKVPKGRK
- the LOC103875917 gene encoding histidine-rich glycoprotein-like yields the protein MIQLDSLILGLQTHTIHTHSSHPQTPTHTHLPSHMLTIHMHTSHMYTYSQSHAHTRSHHLHLQFTRTPYLLTHNLPSHSHAHTPFTQFTFIHISTHPFTHICTHSHSYLHIYPHTYHSHPQVHTFTHSHLSSSHSRAHKMVTQFTPHTHMLTHSHTIHTHRFIHIHLLRHIIHPFTCSHTRSHRHVPFTLISSPSHTLHTHRFTHTFTCSHSLPSHTHADLHSHLHMYTHTHIRTGSPIHTHSTHLPSHSPTHHSHSPVHMHSPKLTLDHGHTLKHRCSYTHEPMHTDLAIHTQTHPHIPTQLYTYPLSYTFTHRPIDTFKHIHSHILKNTCGHFLTHTQSRCQLQGKTWRQLGSRWRLSLPSPSLSCLVSTLIFWGP